The Prionailurus bengalensis isolate Pbe53 chromosome A3, Fcat_Pben_1.1_paternal_pri, whole genome shotgun sequence genome includes a window with the following:
- the KHK gene encoding ketohexokinase isoform X1 translates to MEDKQILCVGLVVLDIINVVDKYPEEDTDSRCLSQRWQRGGNASNSCTVLSLLGAPCAFMGSLAPGHVADFVLDDLRRYSVDLRYTVFQTTGSVPISTVIINEASGSRTILHAYSFLVADFRQRGVDVSQVAWQGRGETPCSCCIVNNCNGSRTIVLYDTNLPDVSAADFDKVDLTRFKWIHIEGRNASEQVQMLQRIEQHNARQPPGQKIRVSVEVEKPREELFQLFGYGDVVFVSKDVARHLGFRSAVEALRGLYGRVRKGAMLVCAWAEEGADALGPDGQLLHSDAFPPPRVVDTLGAGDTFNASVIFSLSQGKSMQEALRFGCQVAGKKCGLQGFDGIV, encoded by the exons ATGGAAGACAAGCAGATCCTGTGCGTGGGGCTAGTGGTGCTGGACATCATCAATGTTGTGGACAAGTACCCGGAGGAGGACACGGACAGCAG GTGCTTGTCCCAGAGATGGCAGCGTGGAGGCAACGCATCTAATTCCTGCACCGTCCTCTCCCTGCTTGGAGCCCCCTGTGCCTTCATGGGCTCGCTGGCCCCGGGCCATGTTGCCGA TTTTGTCCTGGATGACCTCCGCCGCTATTCTGTGGACCTACGCTACACAGTCTTTCAGACCACGGGCTCTGTCCCCATCTCCACAGTCATCATCAACGAGGCCAGTGGTAGCCGCACCATCCTCCATGCCTACAG CTTCCTGGTGGCCGACTTCAGGCAGCGGGGCGTGGATGTGTCTCAGGTGGCCTGGCAGGGCAGAGGGGAAACCCCATGCTCTTGCTGCATCGTCAACAACTGCAATGGCTCCCGCACCATTGTGCTCTACGACAC GAACCTGCCAGATGTGTCTGCTGCGGACTTTGACAAGGTTGATCTGACCCGGTTCAAGTGGATCCACATCGAG ggccGGAATGCATCGGAACAGGTGCAGATGCTGCAGCGGATAGAACAGCACAATGCCAGGCAGCCTCCAGGTCAAAAGATCCGAGTGTCCGTGGAAGTGGAGAAGCCCCGAGAGGAGCTGTTCCAGCTCTTTGGCTATGGAGACGTG GTGTTTGTCAGCAAAGATGTGGCCAGGCACTTGGGGTTCCGGTCAGCAGTGGAGGCCCTGAGGGGCTTGTATGGTCGTGTGAGGAaagg GGCTATGCTAGTCTGCGCCTGGGCTGAGGAGGGCGCTGATGCCCTGGGCCCTGACGGACAGCTGCTTCACTCGGATGCTTTCCCTCCACCCCGGGTGGTGGATACTCTGGGGGCCGGAGACACCTTCAACGCCTCAGTCATATTCAGCCTGTCCCAGG GGAAGAGTATGCAGGAGGCTTTGAGATTTGGCTGCCAGGTGGCCGGCAAGAAGTGTGGCCTGCAGGGCTTTGATGGCATTGTGTGA
- the KHK gene encoding ketohexokinase isoform X5, with protein sequence MEDKQILCVGLVVLDIINVVDKYPEEDTDSRCLSQRWQRGGNASNSCTVLSLLGAPCAFMGSLAPGHVADFVLDDLRRYSVDLRYTVFQTTGSVPISTVIINEASGSRTILHAYSFLVADFRQRGVDVSQVAWQGRGETPCSCCIVNNCNGSRTIVLYDTNLPDVSAADFDKVDLTRFKWIHIEGRNASEQVQMLQRIEQHNARQPPGQKIRVSVEVEKPREELFQLFGYGDVVFVSKDVARHLGFRSAVEALRGLYGRVRKG encoded by the exons ATGGAAGACAAGCAGATCCTGTGCGTGGGGCTAGTGGTGCTGGACATCATCAATGTTGTGGACAAGTACCCGGAGGAGGACACGGACAGCAG GTGCTTGTCCCAGAGATGGCAGCGTGGAGGCAACGCATCTAATTCCTGCACCGTCCTCTCCCTGCTTGGAGCCCCCTGTGCCTTCATGGGCTCGCTGGCCCCGGGCCATGTTGCCGA TTTTGTCCTGGATGACCTCCGCCGCTATTCTGTGGACCTACGCTACACAGTCTTTCAGACCACGGGCTCTGTCCCCATCTCCACAGTCATCATCAACGAGGCCAGTGGTAGCCGCACCATCCTCCATGCCTACAG CTTCCTGGTGGCCGACTTCAGGCAGCGGGGCGTGGATGTGTCTCAGGTGGCCTGGCAGGGCAGAGGGGAAACCCCATGCTCTTGCTGCATCGTCAACAACTGCAATGGCTCCCGCACCATTGTGCTCTACGACAC GAACCTGCCAGATGTGTCTGCTGCGGACTTTGACAAGGTTGATCTGACCCGGTTCAAGTGGATCCACATCGAG ggccGGAATGCATCGGAACAGGTGCAGATGCTGCAGCGGATAGAACAGCACAATGCCAGGCAGCCTCCAGGTCAAAAGATCCGAGTGTCCGTGGAAGTGGAGAAGCCCCGAGAGGAGCTGTTCCAGCTCTTTGGCTATGGAGACGTG GTGTTTGTCAGCAAAGATGTGGCCAGGCACTTGGGGTTCCGGTCAGCAGTGGAGGCCCTGAGGGGCTTGTATGGTCGTGTGAGGAaagggtga
- the KHK gene encoding ketohexokinase isoform X3: MEDKQILCVGLVVLDIINVVDKYPEEDTDSRCLSQRWQRGGNASNSCTVLSLLGAPCAFMGSLAPGHVADFLVADFRQRGVDVSQVAWQGRGETPCSCCIVNNCNGSRTIVLYDTNLPDVSAADFDKVDLTRFKWIHIEGRNASEQVQMLQRIEQHNARQPPGQKIRVSVEVEKPREELFQLFGYGDVVFVSKDVARHLGFRSAVEALRGLYGRVRKGAMLVCAWAEEGADALGPDGQLLHSDAFPPPRVVDTLGAGDTFNASVIFSLSQGKSMQEALRFGCQVAGKKCGLQGFDGIV; this comes from the exons ATGGAAGACAAGCAGATCCTGTGCGTGGGGCTAGTGGTGCTGGACATCATCAATGTTGTGGACAAGTACCCGGAGGAGGACACGGACAGCAG GTGCTTGTCCCAGAGATGGCAGCGTGGAGGCAACGCATCTAATTCCTGCACCGTCCTCTCCCTGCTTGGAGCCCCCTGTGCCTTCATGGGCTCGCTGGCCCCGGGCCATGTTGCCGA CTTCCTGGTGGCCGACTTCAGGCAGCGGGGCGTGGATGTGTCTCAGGTGGCCTGGCAGGGCAGAGGGGAAACCCCATGCTCTTGCTGCATCGTCAACAACTGCAATGGCTCCCGCACCATTGTGCTCTACGACAC GAACCTGCCAGATGTGTCTGCTGCGGACTTTGACAAGGTTGATCTGACCCGGTTCAAGTGGATCCACATCGAG ggccGGAATGCATCGGAACAGGTGCAGATGCTGCAGCGGATAGAACAGCACAATGCCAGGCAGCCTCCAGGTCAAAAGATCCGAGTGTCCGTGGAAGTGGAGAAGCCCCGAGAGGAGCTGTTCCAGCTCTTTGGCTATGGAGACGTG GTGTTTGTCAGCAAAGATGTGGCCAGGCACTTGGGGTTCCGGTCAGCAGTGGAGGCCCTGAGGGGCTTGTATGGTCGTGTGAGGAaagg GGCTATGCTAGTCTGCGCCTGGGCTGAGGAGGGCGCTGATGCCCTGGGCCCTGACGGACAGCTGCTTCACTCGGATGCTTTCCCTCCACCCCGGGTGGTGGATACTCTGGGGGCCGGAGACACCTTCAACGCCTCAGTCATATTCAGCCTGTCCCAGG GGAAGAGTATGCAGGAGGCTTTGAGATTTGGCTGCCAGGTGGCCGGCAAGAAGTGTGGCCTGCAGGGCTTTGATGGCATTGTGTGA
- the OST4 gene encoding dolichyl-diphosphooligosaccharide--protein glycosyltransferase subunit 4, which translates to MITDVQLAIFANMLGVSLFLLVVLYHYVAVNNPKKQE; encoded by the coding sequence ATGATCACAGACGTGCAGCTCGCCATCTTCGCCAACATGCTGGGCGTGTCGCTCTTTCTGCTTGTGGTTCTCTATCACTACGTGGCCGTCAACAATCCCAAGAAGCAGGAATGA
- the KHK gene encoding ketohexokinase isoform X7 produces MEDKQILCVGLVVLDIINVVDKYPEEDTDSRCLSQRWQRGGNASNSCTVLSLLGAPCAFMGSLAPGHVAENLPDVSAADFDKVDLTRFKWIHIEGRNASEQVQMLQRIEQHNARQPPGQKIRVSVEVEKPREELFQLFGYGDVVFVSKDVARHLGFRSAVEALRGLYGRVRKGAMLVCAWAEEGADALGPDGQLLHSDAFPPPRVVDTLGAGDTFNASVIFSLSQGKSMQEALRFGCQVAGKKCGLQGFDGIV; encoded by the exons ATGGAAGACAAGCAGATCCTGTGCGTGGGGCTAGTGGTGCTGGACATCATCAATGTTGTGGACAAGTACCCGGAGGAGGACACGGACAGCAG GTGCTTGTCCCAGAGATGGCAGCGTGGAGGCAACGCATCTAATTCCTGCACCGTCCTCTCCCTGCTTGGAGCCCCCTGTGCCTTCATGGGCTCGCTGGCCCCGGGCCATGTTGCCGA GAACCTGCCAGATGTGTCTGCTGCGGACTTTGACAAGGTTGATCTGACCCGGTTCAAGTGGATCCACATCGAG ggccGGAATGCATCGGAACAGGTGCAGATGCTGCAGCGGATAGAACAGCACAATGCCAGGCAGCCTCCAGGTCAAAAGATCCGAGTGTCCGTGGAAGTGGAGAAGCCCCGAGAGGAGCTGTTCCAGCTCTTTGGCTATGGAGACGTG GTGTTTGTCAGCAAAGATGTGGCCAGGCACTTGGGGTTCCGGTCAGCAGTGGAGGCCCTGAGGGGCTTGTATGGTCGTGTGAGGAaagg GGCTATGCTAGTCTGCGCCTGGGCTGAGGAGGGCGCTGATGCCCTGGGCCCTGACGGACAGCTGCTTCACTCGGATGCTTTCCCTCCACCCCGGGTGGTGGATACTCTGGGGGCCGGAGACACCTTCAACGCCTCAGTCATATTCAGCCTGTCCCAGG GGAAGAGTATGCAGGAGGCTTTGAGATTTGGCTGCCAGGTGGCCGGCAAGAAGTGTGGCCTGCAGGGCTTTGATGGCATTGTGTGA
- the CGREF1 gene encoding cell growth regulator with EF hand domain protein 1, whose amino-acid sequence MLPLTVRVLVLLLPLGQAAPKDGTVRLDPDLQQQPLPNPFQPGQEQLRLLQNYLQGLEKMEEEPEHMSREQVLLYLFALHDYDQSGQLDGLELLSMLTAALAPGAADFPIANPVILVVDKVLETQDLNGDGLMTPAELINFPGEAPSHTEPKEPLEPQDVGRQSLVAKSPSRPETQEGLGPRGEDGGQVEARRESLEPVQEAGGQAEAEREAQAPGAEAIGQAEARDTGKEAEELPGETLKSKDTPNDFEVHAVQLENDEI is encoded by the exons ATGTTACCTTTGACAGTGAGAGTGTTAGTGCTGCTGCTGCCCTTGGGTCAGGCCGCTCCCAAGGACGGAACCGTGAG gctgGATCCTGACCTGCAGCAGCAGCCCTTGCCCAACCCCTTCCAGCCAGGCCAGGAGCAGCTCCG GCTTCTGCAGAACTACCTACAGGGACTGGAGAAGATGGAAGAGGAGCCGGAACACATGAGCCGGGAGCAGG TTCTCCTCTACCTCTTTGCCCTCCACGACTATGACCAGAGTGGACAGCTGGATGGCCTGGAACTGCTGTCCATGTTGACCGCAGCTCTGGCCCCTGGAGCTGCTGATTTTCCTATTGCCAACCCG GTGATCCTGGTAGTGGACAAGGTGCTCGAGACCCAGGACCTGAATGGGGATGGGCTCATGACCCCTGCAGAGCTCATCAACTTCCCAGGAGAGGCCCCAAgccacacagagcccaaagagccTCTGGAGCCACAAGATGTTGGGAGGCAGTCCCTGGTGGCTAAAAGCCCATCAAGACCAGAAACGCAGGAAGGCCTGGGTCCTAGAGGAGAAGATGGGGGACAGGTAGAGGCCAGAAGGGAGTCCTTGGAGCCTGTACAGGAggctgggggacaggcagaggctGAAAGAGAAGCCCAAGCCCCTGGAGCGGAGGCTATAGgacaggcagaggccagggatactggaaaggaagcagaggagcTTCCAGGGGAAACACTGAAGTCGAAGGACACCCCAAATGACTTTGAAGTTCATGCTGTTCAACTGGAGAATGATGAGATATAA
- the KHK gene encoding ketohexokinase isoform X2 has product MEDKQILCVGLVVLDIINVVDKYPEEDTDSRCLSQRWQRGGNASNSCTVLSLLGAPCAFMGSLAPGHVADFVLDDLRRYSVDLRYTVFQTTGSVPISTVIINEASGSRTILHAYRNLPDVSAADFDKVDLTRFKWIHIEGRNASEQVQMLQRIEQHNARQPPGQKIRVSVEVEKPREELFQLFGYGDVVFVSKDVARHLGFRSAVEALRGLYGRVRKGAMLVCAWAEEGADALGPDGQLLHSDAFPPPRVVDTLGAGDTFNASVIFSLSQGKSMQEALRFGCQVAGKKCGLQGFDGIV; this is encoded by the exons ATGGAAGACAAGCAGATCCTGTGCGTGGGGCTAGTGGTGCTGGACATCATCAATGTTGTGGACAAGTACCCGGAGGAGGACACGGACAGCAG GTGCTTGTCCCAGAGATGGCAGCGTGGAGGCAACGCATCTAATTCCTGCACCGTCCTCTCCCTGCTTGGAGCCCCCTGTGCCTTCATGGGCTCGCTGGCCCCGGGCCATGTTGCCGA TTTTGTCCTGGATGACCTCCGCCGCTATTCTGTGGACCTACGCTACACAGTCTTTCAGACCACGGGCTCTGTCCCCATCTCCACAGTCATCATCAACGAGGCCAGTGGTAGCCGCACCATCCTCCATGCCTACAG GAACCTGCCAGATGTGTCTGCTGCGGACTTTGACAAGGTTGATCTGACCCGGTTCAAGTGGATCCACATCGAG ggccGGAATGCATCGGAACAGGTGCAGATGCTGCAGCGGATAGAACAGCACAATGCCAGGCAGCCTCCAGGTCAAAAGATCCGAGTGTCCGTGGAAGTGGAGAAGCCCCGAGAGGAGCTGTTCCAGCTCTTTGGCTATGGAGACGTG GTGTTTGTCAGCAAAGATGTGGCCAGGCACTTGGGGTTCCGGTCAGCAGTGGAGGCCCTGAGGGGCTTGTATGGTCGTGTGAGGAaagg GGCTATGCTAGTCTGCGCCTGGGCTGAGGAGGGCGCTGATGCCCTGGGCCCTGACGGACAGCTGCTTCACTCGGATGCTTTCCCTCCACCCCGGGTGGTGGATACTCTGGGGGCCGGAGACACCTTCAACGCCTCAGTCATATTCAGCCTGTCCCAGG GGAAGAGTATGCAGGAGGCTTTGAGATTTGGCTGCCAGGTGGCCGGCAAGAAGTGTGGCCTGCAGGGCTTTGATGGCATTGTGTGA
- the KHK gene encoding ketohexokinase isoform X6 has protein sequence MEDKQILCVGLVVLDIINVVDKYPEEDTDSRCLSQRWQRGGNASNSCTVLSLLGAPCAFMGSLAPGHVADFVLDDLRRYSVDLRYTVFQTTGSVPISTVIINEASGSRTILHAYSFLVADFRQRGVDVSQVAWQGRGETPCSCCIVNNCNGSRTIVLYDTNLPDVSAADFDKVDLTRFKWIHIEGRNASEQVQMLQRIEQHNARQPPGQKIRVSVEVEKPREELFQLFGYGDVVKKRPRGRSCLRKTKQKRPREPEV, from the exons ATGGAAGACAAGCAGATCCTGTGCGTGGGGCTAGTGGTGCTGGACATCATCAATGTTGTGGACAAGTACCCGGAGGAGGACACGGACAGCAG GTGCTTGTCCCAGAGATGGCAGCGTGGAGGCAACGCATCTAATTCCTGCACCGTCCTCTCCCTGCTTGGAGCCCCCTGTGCCTTCATGGGCTCGCTGGCCCCGGGCCATGTTGCCGA TTTTGTCCTGGATGACCTCCGCCGCTATTCTGTGGACCTACGCTACACAGTCTTTCAGACCACGGGCTCTGTCCCCATCTCCACAGTCATCATCAACGAGGCCAGTGGTAGCCGCACCATCCTCCATGCCTACAG CTTCCTGGTGGCCGACTTCAGGCAGCGGGGCGTGGATGTGTCTCAGGTGGCCTGGCAGGGCAGAGGGGAAACCCCATGCTCTTGCTGCATCGTCAACAACTGCAATGGCTCCCGCACCATTGTGCTCTACGACAC GAACCTGCCAGATGTGTCTGCTGCGGACTTTGACAAGGTTGATCTGACCCGGTTCAAGTGGATCCACATCGAG ggccGGAATGCATCGGAACAGGTGCAGATGCTGCAGCGGATAGAACAGCACAATGCCAGGCAGCCTCCAGGTCAAAAGATCCGAGTGTCCGTGGAAGTGGAGAAGCCCCGAGAGGAGCTGTTCCAGCTCTTTGGCTATGGAGACGTG gtgaagaaacgaCCCAGAGGGCGTAGTTGccttaggaaaacaaaacaaaaacgccCGCGAGAGCCAGAGGTGTAA
- the EMILIN1 gene encoding EMILIN-1, with translation MAPSTLWSCYLCCLLTTAVGAASYPPRGYSLYTGGGGALSPGEPQAQSAPRPASRHRNWCAYVVTRTVSCVLEDGVETFIKPDYQPCGWGQPQCPRSIMYRSFLRPRYRVAYKTVTDMEWRCCQGYGGDDCAEGPAPALGPAPTTPRPRPRPARPNLSGSSAGSHLSGLGGEGPGESEKVQQLEEQVQSLTKELQGLRGVLQGLSGRLAEDVQRAVETAFNGRQQPADAAARPGVHETLTEIQQQLQLLDNRVSTHDQELGHLNNHHGGGGGGGGGGRAPAPAPAPPGHSEELPRELERRLQESCSVCLAGLDDFRRQRQEDRERLRVLEKRLTSVEERQRQLPGQAAGRRPLQECCPPELGRRLAELERRLDVVAGSVTVLSGRRGTELGGAAGQGGHPPGYTSLASRLSRLEDQFNSTLGPSQEQEEGWPGRPGGLGHWLPAARGRLEKLEGLLANVSGELGGRLDLLEEQVAGAVQACGQLCSGAPGEQDTQVSEILSALERRVLDSEGQLRLVGSGLHEVGAAGEARQAALEELQGVVGQLQGRVDALDETTAEFALQLNLTAARLGQLEGLLQARGDEGCGACGGVQEELGRLRDGVERCSCPLLPPRGPGAGPGVGGPSRGPLDGFSVFGGSSGSALQALQGELSEVILTFSSLNDSLHELQTTVEGQGADLADLGATKDRIISEINRLQQEATEHATESEERFRGLEEGQAQAGQCPSLEGRLGRLEGVCERLDTVAGGLQGLREGLSRHVAGLWAGLRETNSTSQTQAALLEKLLGGQAGLGRRLGALNSSLLLLEDRLHQLSLKDLTGPAGEAGPPGPPGIQGPPGPAGPPGPPGKDGQKGPIGPPGPQGEQGVEGAPAAPVPLVAFSAALSLPRSEPGTVPFDRVLLNDGGYYDPETGVFTAPLTGRYFLSAVLTGHRHEKVEAVLSRSNLGVARIDSGGYEPEGLENKPVAESQPSPGALGVFSLILPLQAGDTVCIDLVMGQLAHSEEPLTIFSGALLYEDLEPKQV, from the exons ATGGCCCCCAGCACCCTCTGGAGCTGCTACCTCTGCTGCCTGCTGACCACAGCCGTGGGGGCAGCTAGCTACCCTCCTCGTGGTTATAGCCTCTACACAGGGGGTGGCGGGGCCCTCAGCCCTGGTGAACCCCAGGCCCAGAGCGCCCCCCGGCCTGCCAGCCGCCACAG GAACTGGTGTGCCTATGTGGTGACCCGGACAGTGAGCTGTGTCCTTGAGGATGGAGTGGAGACCTTCATCAAGCCCGACTACCAGCCCTGTGGCTGGGGCCAGCCCCAGTGTCCCCGCAGCATCAT gtaCCGCAGCTTCCTCCGTCCTCGCTACCGAGTGGCCTACAAGACAGTGACAGATATGGAGTGGAGGTGCTGTCAGGGGTATGGGGGCGATGACTGTGCTGAGGGTCCTGCCCCAGCGCTGGGTCCTGCACCTACCACACcacgcccccggccccggcccgcccGCCCCAACCTCTCCGGCTCCAGTGCAGGAAGCCACCTGAGTGGACTAGGTGGGGAAG GTCCTGGGGAGTCAGAGAAGGTGCAGCAGCTGGAGGAgcaggtgcagagcctgacaaaggaGCTGCAGGGCCTCCGCGGTGTCCTGCAGGGACTGAGCGGGCGCCTGGCGGAAGACGTCCAGAGGGCCGTGGAGACGGCCTTTAACGGGAGGCAGCAGCCAGCGGACGCAGCTGCCCGCCCTGGCGTGCACGAGACCCTCACTGAAATCCAACAGCAGCTGCAGCTCCTGGACAACCGCGTCTCCACCCATGACCAGGAGCTGGGCCATCTCAACAACCATcacggcggcggtggcggcggtggcggcggtggcagggcccccgccccagccccggcccctccTGGCCACAGTGAGGAGCTGCCGCGGGAGCTGGAGCGGCGGCTGCAGGAGTCCTGCTCCGTGTGCCTGGCGGGGCTGGATGACTTCCGCCGGCAGCGGCAGGAGGACAGAGAGCGGCTGCGAGTGCTGGAGAAGCGACTGACCTCGGTGGAGGAGCGGCAGCGGCAGCTCCCCGGGCAGGCCGCGGGCCGCAGGCCCCTTCAGGAGTGCTGCCCTCCGGAGCTGGGCCGGCGGCTGGCAGAGCTGGAGCGGAGGCTGGATGTAGTGGCCGGCTCGGTGACAGTGTTGAGTGGGCGGCGAGGCACCGAGCTGGGAGGAGCGGCTGGGCAGGGGGGGCACCCCCCGGGCTACACCAGCTTAGCATCCCGCCTCTCTCGCCTGGAGGACCAGTTCAACTCCACTCTGGGTCCCTcacaggagcaggaggagggctgGCCCGGGCGCCCTGGGGGCCTGGGCCACTGGCTGCCTGCCGCCCGGGGCCGACTGGAGAAGCTGGAGGGACTGTTGGCCAACGTGAGCGGAGAGCTGGGTGGGCGGCTGGATCTGCTGGAAGAGCAGGTGGCAGGGGCTGTGCAGGCGTGTGGGCAGCTCTGCTCCGGGGCCCCGGGGGAGCAGGACACCCAGGTGAGCGAGATCCTCAGTGCCTTGGAGCGCAGGGTGCTAGACAGCGAGGGGCAGCTGCGTCTGGTGGGCTCAGGCCTGCACGAAGTGGGAGCAGCCGGGGAGGCCCGGCAGGCTGCACTGGAGGAGCTGCAAGGGGTCGTGGGCCAGCTCCAGGGGCGTGTTGACGCGCTGGACGAGACGACGGCGGAGTTCGCGCTGCAGCTGAACCTCACGGCGGCACGGCTGGGCCAACTGGAGGGTCTCCTGCAGGCCCGTGGGGATGAGGGCTGTGGGGCCTGTGGTGGTGTCCAAGAGGAGCTGGGCCGCCTTCGGGACGGTGTGGAGCGCTGCTCCTGCCCCCTGTTACCCCCACGGGGCCCCGGGGCCGGCCCCGGGGTTGGGGGACCAAGCCGAGGGCCTCTGGACGGCTTCAGTGTGTTTGGGGGGAGCTCAGGCTCAGCCCTACAGGCCCTGCAAGGAGAGCTGTCCGAGGTTATTCTCACCTTCAGTTCTCTCAATGACTCACTGCACGAGCTCCAGACCACCGTGGAAGGGCAGGGTGCCGATCTGGCTGACTTGGGAGCCACCAAGGACCGTATCATCTCTGAGATTAACAGGCTGCAACAGGAGGCCACGGAGCATGCTACAGAGAGTGAGGAGCGCTTCCGAGGCCTGGAAGAGGGACAGGCCCAAGCTGGCCAGTGCCCCAGCCTAGAGGGGCGATTGGGCCGTCTTGAAGGAGTCTGTGAGCGGCTAGACACTGTGGCGGGGGGACTGCAGGGCCTGCGTGAAGGCCTTTCCCGACACgtggctgggctctgggctgggctaCGGGAAACCAACAGCACCAGCCAGACGCAGGCAGCCTTGCTGGAGAAGCTGCTTGGGGGGCAGGCGGGCCTGGGCAGGCGGCTCGGTGCCCTTAACagctccctgctgctgctggaggaCAGGCTTCACCAGCTCAGTCTGAAGGACCTCACTG GGCCCGCAGGTGAGGCTGGGCCCCCAGGGCCTCCCGGGATACAAGGACCCCCAGGCCCTGCTGGACCTCCAGGACCTCCAGGCAAGGATGGACAAAAGGGACCCATTGGGCCACCAG GTCCCCAAGGAGAGCAGG GAGTGGAGGGGGCACCAGCAGCCCCTGTGCCCCTGGTGGCCTTTTCAGCTGCCCTGAGTTTGCCACGGTCTGAACCAGGCACAGTGCCCTTCGACAGAGTCCTGCTCAACGATGGGGGCTATTACGATCCAGAGACTG GCGTGTTCACAGCACCACTGACCGGGCGCTACTTTCTGAGCGCGGTGCTGACTGGGCACCGGCATGAGAAAGTGGAGGCCGTGCTGTCCCGCTCCAACCTGGGCGTGGCCCGCATAGACTCCGGTGGCTACGAGCCTGAAGGCCTGGAGAATAAGCCAGTAGCCGAGAGCCAGCCCAGCCCCGGCGCCCTGGGGGTCTTCAGCCTCATCCTGCCGCTGCAGGCTGGAGACACGGTCTGCATCGACCTGGTCATGGGGCAGCTGGCGCACTCAGAAGAGCCGCTCACCATCTTCAGCGGAGCCCTGCTCTACGAGGACCTGGAGCCCAAACAGGTGTAG